AAGGGCACCTATCGCAAAGGATGGGAGTTGCCAGTGTAACGCCTTGAACAACGGGCTTGGCGGAGTGCGCGGAACAGGCCGGAGGTCCTGTCCAACGGGTTCTTTGCCGTCCCAACGCCCGCCCAGGGGCCAGGCGGCGGCTTACGCCGGCTTTAGACCCAGGGCTTCGGCCACAACCGTATCCACCACCGGCTTGCCGTCCAACCAGCGGCGATTCAGCCCGAAGCCTTCATCCCATCCCCAGACGGCCCAGCCGATGCGGTTTTCCGCAAGTACCTGGCCGAAGTCACGGAACCAGTTGGCGCGGTGTTCCGATTTGGCATAGGGCGGGAAGACCCCAAATTCGCCGCAATACAACGGCACGCCGTTCCGTGCGCCCCACTCAATACCTTCCTTGAACCGCGCGGCCAGCCGTTCCTTGTTCCAGCGCTGGCGGCCGTAGTTTTCCAGCATCCGCTGGGAGGACGGTTTGTCGGCCAGCGCCGGGAGCAGGGGGGCCACCGCTTCGGGACTGGAGGGATAGGGGACCTGCCGCAGCGGTTTGACGTCTTCGCCCGCCCAGGTGGCGCCCTGGTGGGTGAAGGGGAAGGGGTCGTAGCAGTGGAAGGAGTAAATGACGTTTTTGTCGGGCAGCAGCTTGAGTTTTTTCAAGCCGTCAATCCCGCCCCAGTTTGGCCCGGAGGTCATGATGGTGTGCCGGGGGGCGTTGGCACGGATGGCCTCGGCCAATCGCGCGTTCAAGATATTCCATTCCTCCTCGCGCCGGTCAAAGACCGGCTCGTTGATGATTTCAAGAATGGTCCAGTCCGGGTCAAAACTGCTCAGGCGTTTGGCCAAGGCGGACCAGAACTTGACGAAGGCGTTCTGCCACTCGGGATTCAGCTCCGCCGCGCGATCTTCATTGTGAATGTCCACGACCACTGCCAACTGGGCGTTTTGAAAGCGGCGAATGGCGGCCTCCAACTGCGCCCCGCGTTCCTCGAGGATGGCGCCGGTGGTCTGGTCCATGATCACGCGCGGCGCCACGCAAATCCGCACGTGTTTCAAGCCCATGCGCGCCATTAAGGCCGCCTCGGCCTCCCCAATATAGTTCTGAAAATGCTCCGGCGTATTCCGGGCGGGGAAGCGAAACCAGCGGCAGACATTGGCCCCGGTGGCTAGCCGCTCGAGGCGCACGGCGGGCACCCCCGCAGGCGCCGCTGCTCCCTGCAACCAGGGGCGGCAGGTCAGCAGGCCGCCGGTAACCAGGGCGGATTGACGCAAAAAGGCGCGACGCGGCAAGGCAGATTGATTTTTCATGGCGATTTATATAGCCAACCAAGGCACTGGCCGAAAAGTTATTTCTAAGGTTCAAACCATAAATATGGGCTTATCACACAAGGGGGAAGCGGGGATAAAACCCGCATTTTCATGCGCTACCGTCAGGCCTGAAGCTGGGAAATGCCCTCATCTGGGGCATTAACCCGGGGCAGTTGGGCTTTGCCGGCTGGTGCCGGGTGGTCGGCGGCCGTTACCCCGCCATTTTTTTGTCGCAGGTCAAATCGGACAAAAAATATCCTGTTTGTTCACTTGATACTCAGTCTCAATTGGTCTATGGTGACCGTGCTGTGAGCAACAAACCACAACGGGTGGTGCGTGAGGTGCAGGATTGTCCGCATCCGGACGTCTGTCCCTTGGCGCACTGTTTGGCGGGGACTTCGGCGCGAATCAAGCGGTTATCGCTGACGCCCGAGGTGGCGGAACGCCTGCGGGAGATGGGGGTGTTTGAGGAGCAGGAGGTGCGGCTGGTGCTGAAGGGCAACAATTTAATTTGCAAGGTGTGCAACGCCCGGGTGGGCATCAGCAAGCGGCTGGCGGAGCAGATTTTGGTGAAACCGCTGAACGGGGCCGGCAAGACAGCGGGATAAACAACAGTCATTTCTCGTCTTTTTCCCACGGCGCCATGAGCCAAATTCACCCGTTGACTTCTTTAAGTCCCGGCCGGGCGGCGGTGGTGGTGGAGATTCACCTGGGGGAGGAGGAGCGCTCCCGGCTGCTGGAGCTGGGCTTGGTGCCCGGCACGGTGGTGGAGCTGGTGCGTTTTGCGCCCCTGGGGGATCCGGTGGAAATCAAGGTGCGCGGGTATCATCTCACTTTGCGCCGGCATGAGGCGGAGCAGGTGCGGGTGCAAAGCCCGCCCGCGGGCTGAAGGGGACCATGGCGCCAACACCGTCCAAAACTGCGGCTTCTACGCCCGTTTATGTGGCTTTAACCGGCAATCCCAATTGCGGAAAAACCACCGTTTTCAATGCCCTGACGGGATTGCGGGCCAGGATCGGAAATTATGCGGGGGTTACCGTGGAGCGCAAAGAGGGCCGATTGCGCGGCCTGCCGCCGGGCCGGGACATCATCTTACTGGATTTGCCGGGGACCTACAGCCTCAGTCCCAAATCGCAGGATGAACGCATTGCGCGGGATGTTTTGTTGCATCGGTTGCCGGAGGTGCCCCCCCCGCGCGTGATCGTGGTGGTGGTGGATGCCTCGAATCTGCAGCGGCACTTGTATTACACCACGCAGGTGATTGAACTGGGACGGCCCGTCATCGTGGCCCTCAACATGATGGACGTGGCTGAGCAGAACGGGATGCACGTGGACGCCGCGGCGCTGGCCGAGGAGCTGGGGGTGCCCGTGGTGCCGATGGTGGCCAGCACGGGCAAGGGGGTGCCGGAGCTGCGGACACGCATCCTGGATTGGGTCCATCGCGACGCCCCGCCGCGACCGCGGCACCCACTGGTTGAATTGCCGGCCCCAGTAAAGGATGCCCTCCAACCCCTGACCGACGCGGTGCGGCAACTGCCCGATTGGGATGGGATGGTGGCCGCCGAGACGGCAGCCTGGTTGTTTTTAAGCGAGGACGAGCGCCACGAGGGGGAAAAATCCACCCCGACCGCCCTCCAACCCCTTTTGCACCAGACCCGCCAGCAGCTTGAACAAATATGGCCGGACTGGCGCGGGCGTTTGATTGAGTTGCGGTATGCCCGGGTGGCGGAGCTGGCCGGCAGGGTGGTGCGTCAGGCGGAGGCCCCGCGGGAGACCTTTAGTGACCGGCTGGATCGGGTAGTGACGCATCGAGTCTGGGGCCTGGTGATTTTCTTCGGGTTGATGGCCCTGTTATTTCAGAGCATTTTTGTCTTTGCCCGCGTCCCCATGGACTGGATTGCCGGCTTGTTTGATGCGGCGGGGGGATGGGTGGAGGGGCAGATGCCCCCTGGGCCGTTGAATGAATTGCTGGTGCACGGGGTTATTCGCGGAGTGGGGGCGGTGGTGGTGTTCCTGCCGCAAATCCTCTTCCTGTTTTTATTCATCTGCCTGCTGGAGGACACAGGCTACATGGCGCGGGCGGCTTTCATCATGGACAGCCTGATGAGCAAGGTGGGGCTACATGGCAAAAGCTTCATCCCGATGTTGTCCTCGTTCGCCTGCGCGATCCCCGGCATCATGGCCACCCGTACCATTGAAAGCCCCAAGGATCGGCTGGTGACCATTCTGATCGCGCCGTTAATGAGCTGCTCGGCGCGGCTGCCGGTGTACACCGTACTCATTGCGGCATGCATTCCTGAGCAGCGGTTATGGGGTGTGCTCAATCTGCAGGGGCTGACCCTGCTGGGGGCATATTTATTGGGGGTGGTATCGGCGCTGGCCGTGGCGTGGGTGTTCAAGCAGACCCTCCTTAAAGCCACCACACCGTTGCTGATCCTTGAGCTGCCGCCCTACAAACGGCCGGTGTTCACGGTCATTCTGCGCCACATGTGGGAGCGCTCGAAGTTGTTTCTTACCCAGGCGGGCACAATCATATTGGGCATTAACATTCTGTTGTGGTTTCTGGCCAGTTACCCCAAAAACGCCGAGGCGGAGGCCCAACTGGCCCGGCAACGCGTGGCGGTGATGACCCATGCCCTGCCGCATCTGGCCGGGGCCGGTGAAGCGGAGCGCGAGCAGGCATGGCAACGCTATCTGGAAACGCCATCCCCGGAAAAGGAGCCATGGTTGGCGCAATGGCATGCCTTGGAGACGGAGGCCAGCGCGGCGCGGTTGCGGCACAGTTTTGCGGGGCGTTTGGGGCGTGCCATTGAGCCGTTGATTGAGCCGCTGGGATTTGACTGGAAAATGGGCATCGGCATCCTGGCGTCCTTTGCCGCGCGGGAGGTTTTTGTGAGCACCATGAGCGTGGTGTATAACGTGGGCGGAGGGACGGATGACGATGCTGCCACGACAAGCCTGGCCCGCGTGATGCAGCAACAAAAGCGGCCCGACGGCACTCCTGTTTACACCACGCTGACCGGCATCACCCTGATGGTGTTTTATGTATATGCCCTCCAATGCGCCAGCACGGTGGCAGTGGTGCGGCGGGAGACCAATTCCTGGAAATGGCCGGCCTTTCAGTGGTTGTATTTGGGGCTCCTGGCTTGGACGATGTCCTTCCTGGTGTACCACTTCGGACGTTGGATGGGCTGGGGCTGACGAGGGAAGCGGCGCGTGGCCTCGTGGGCTAAAAGCCCTATTTTCCATCATTCTCTCAGCGAGGAGGCGGAAGTGAACGGGTGCTCATTTTTCATTTGGCGGGAAGGGGGGCAGGCCGCCATGATGGCCTTAACGTGCGCTGGCAATGATCAGCGCAAAACCTTTACCTGCTTTTTTGGGGCGCTGAGTAATGAAACCGCGGGCCATCATATTTGACGTGTACAAAACGCTGCTCGAAGTGGGGCCGCCTCCGCCGGAGGTGGAAACGCTTTGGGCAGAGCTGTGGCAGCGGTTTTTCTCACAACCACCCCCCTTAAGCCTGGCGGAGTTTGGGCTGGCGTGCGAACGATGGATGCGGGAAGAGTTTGCCCAGGCCCAGGTGCGGGGGATTCCGTTCCCGGAGGTGTACTGGCCGCGCATTGCGTGTCTCGCTGCCGCCGATCTGGCCGCGCTGAAGCCGCGGCAACTCGAGGATTTCCTCGTGGCTCAGGCGCGCATCTGGCATCGGGTGTGGCTGGCTGACGGGGCGGCAGAAACCCTGCGCTGGGTGAACCGCCAGGGGATGCTCATGGGCATTGCCTCGAATGCGCAGGCTTATACGTTGGCGGAATTGAGCGAGGCGCTGGCCGGGGCGGGACTGGATTTATCGCTGTTCCATCCGCGCCTGCAATTTTGGTCTTTCGAGCACGGCTTCTGCAAACCCGATCCCCATGTCTTCCGTTCGTTGCAGGCGCGGCTTTGGGCGCTGGATGTGGTGCCGGAAGCAGTCCTGATGGTGGGGGACCGGCTGGATAACGACATTCAACCGGCACGGGAGCTGGGCTGGCAGACATGGCATTTGGGGGCGCGCGAGGAAGGGGCTGACGGGGACTGGCGGGCTTTGCTTCGGGCGCTGGCAGGCACTTAGAAACGCCAGGCGCGGGGCAGCCAAAACACGGGCGTCAATCAAGACGTTTTGTTCCAGGCGGTCTCCGCCCCGATGGGGGGAATGGATGCGGTGATGCCCGGATGCAAAAAATGCAGCCAGAGATGGCGCACCCGGCGCTTGAAGATGCGGCCCAAAGCCAGCCCGTAGAGCTGAATTTGCAGGGCATAGAAAGCGGAGCGATCGGCGATTTCCTCGGCGGTGATGTGATCGGTTTTATAATCCAGCACCCACAGCTCATCATCGAGCACCACGACAAGATCCGCAATGCCCTGAACCACCATGAACTCTGTGTTGTCCAGTTTGTCATTGAGGGAAATGCCTGTCCGGCGCAGATCCTCGGCGGTAAAACGGGCCGTGAAGGGGATTTCCCGATGCACCCGGGCGGCTTGGTCACGAATGGCGCGGCCAATGTCAGAGTTCCAAAAATGGATTAAACTGCTCCAGTTCAACTGTTTGATTTCTTCTTCGTTAAGGAGGCCTTCTCGCATCATTTGTGCGGCCTGTTGTTGCAAATGCTCGCGATCGGGGGGAAGAGACAAATCCAGCCGCTCCAGAAACAAATGGTGAACTGCGCCGGCCTTCATGCCGCGGGCTTGGTCTGCCCAGGCGGCCTGGTGCCGGGTTGGGGGTTGTGTCTGCCGCAGCACCTGTCCCTCAGGGACATCCTCGTGCTCCAGCGCAGCTCGATGGCGGAGGGCTGAGACATGGGTCTTGGCCGGCTCGAGCGTGGCGGCCAGGGCGGGATATTTCCAATTCGCCAGGGAGGTCCACAGTTGAACAAGCTCAAGTGGCGCGGCTGCGGCATCCTCATCTTGGGCGGGTGAGGCAGCAGGGGAGGGGGGCGCGGGGGAGGACGCCGGCTCCTGGGCGAGGGACTGCGGAGGGTAAATCCGCCAGCGCAGAAACTCATTCACGCCGCTGGCCCCGTCCAGATGATCCGTGGGGGTGTGATTAAACCACCACCGCGCCAGCCATTCCAAGGGGCCTTGGGCACTGGCGATGGTTTGTGCGCTGATGGGCAGGAAAGCCCTATTTTGCCAGCGGTTCCATTGCGCTTGCGTGGTGCTGCCCGTGAGGATGAGAAGATCGCGGGCGCGGGTCATGGCCACATAAAGCAGGCGCAGCTCTTCGCCAATGAGTTCCGGCCGGTTGTTTTTTTGGGCCAGTTTGCGCACCAGAGTCGGATAAGGGGGCAGGCCGGCGCCGCGAACCCGGGGGCACAAACCTAATTCATCGTCCCAAAGGACTTCTTCCTGGGCGAGGTTGAATCGGGTGCCCAGGCAGGCCAGTACGACGATGGGAAATTCCAAACCCTTGCTTTGATGAATGCTCATCAAGCGCACGCAGTTGTCCGGCACGGTTTGCGGGGACTCAACCTGCAGTTCCAGCTTGGCGTACGCCTCCACATATTGCAGGAAACGATGCAAACCCTGGCGTTGCAGCGTGTCGAAGTGACGGGCGAGGTGCAGAAAATGCTGCACGTTGGCGTGGCGCTGGGCGCCTTCGGGCTGGTTGCGGCACCAGACATCGTAAAAGGTCTCGTTCAGGATGGTTTCCAGGCATGTGATCAACGATCCGCGGCAGGCCAGATCCCGCCAGCGGCGGTAACGCTCGAGGAAGCATTTAACCCGCCCCTGGGGTGAATTGGCCGTGGCTTCGGCGGGGCCCTGCTCCACCCAGCGTTGCAGGGCAAGCCACAGGCAGCCTTTGCGGCTGGCCAGGCGAATGGCGGCCAGATCGTCAAGCTTCAATCCCACGAACGGCGAGCGCAACACCGCCACCAGTGGGAGGTCCTGCCTGGGATTGTCCAGCAACCGCAGCAGGTTCAGCAAATCTTTGACTTCCTGCGATTCCAGAAAGTTGTCGGCCTCCGCGCGCAAGGGAATGCCGGCCTGGTTAAACTCATGCAGAAAAGCAGGGATGCGTCCACGCGGGCCGCGGAGCAAAACGACCATGTCCCGCCAATCGGCAGGGGAGAATTTGTTTGCCTCGGGGCGCCAGACGGCATATTGGCCCTTGAGCTGCTGCAGTTTCTGGGCCACCAGCCGGGCCTCGATTTTCAATTTATCCGCTTCCACCGCCGCGGTACCTCCCGGGCTTTCCACGGTGGCTTCGTCGGCTTCTTCCATTTTCTCTTCGGGCTCGGTTTCTGCCGCCGCCTGGCCCCACATGATCAGATTCAGTTCCACGCGGCGGCTGTCCTCTGGCTCACTCTGGCGACTCAGGGGTTGGCGGTGGTCCGGCGCGCCAAATTGGAGATAGACGCGCTGATCGTATTGGACCCCGCCCACCTTTTCGATCATCAGGCCGGCGAAAAACTGATTCACAAAATGCAGAATGGCCTCCCGGCTGCGGAAATTTTCATTCAAGTACAAGACCTGGCAGTGGGGGGCCTGGGCCCATTGACTGGCGTAGTTTTGAAAGATTTTTGGATCGGCTTCACGAAAGCGATAGATGCTTTGTTTGACATCGCCCACTAGAAAGCGATTGGCCTCCCGGCCTTCGCGGGAAAGGGCACGCAGAATGGCGTCCTGGGCAGGGTTGATGTCCTGGTATTCATCCACCAGCACAAACTCAAACCGTTGCCGCCATTGTTGGGCGATGGCGGAGGGCTGGCCGTGGTCGTAAAGCAGCCGGAGCGCTAATTGCTCAAAATCATTAAAGTCGAGGGCGCCCTGCTGCCGCTTGGCGGTGGTGTAACACTGGTCAAACTCACGCAGCAGTTCCAGCAGCGTCGTCAGCCAGGGCCGGACGATTCCCCAGTCTTCCGCCAAAGGATTTGCCCCGCCCACGTCCGAATCAGGCAGGTAGGCCAGCAAAAGGTCGGTTTCTTGGAGAAACTTTTTAATGGGCGCCCGGCCTGCCTCGGCCTGCCTCTTGGGCCAGTTGGAAGTGGTATCATGTTTTTGTATGGCTCGCAAACAGGCGCTGACTTCCGCCAGCGTGGAAAACCCATTGGGTATCAGTTGAGCAAAACTCTTCGCATGGTGGATGGTCTCCGGCAAGATTTTGGCATTGTCGGCATAGTGCGGCTGGTCCAGCAAGTCGAGGTATTCTTTCCAGGCTGCTGCCCAGGCCGTGAAGGCGCGCGGGAGCTTTTGCATCCAATCTTCCGGCGAACTTTTAGCCAGCAGTCCTAGCTGGTCGTTCAGCCAGCCTTCGGCATTAGGGCGGGTGCGCCAATGGCGGTGCAATTCGAGAATCCACTGCCGCGCCAGTCGCTCGGCATCGGGGCCAAGAGATTTCAACCATTGGCGCACCTGAGTCATCCGCGTCTCCTCCTTTGGCGCGAGCCAGGCATCCCAGAGTTCATCCAGGACCTCCTCCTGCAGCAATCGGGCCTGGGGGGGATCGAGCACTGCCGGTTGGGGGTCAATGTTTAGTTCCAGGAAATGACTGCGTATGAGTTCCAGGTTGAAGCTGTGCAGGGTGCGGATGTGGGCGGAGTCCAACAGGGCCAGTTGGTGCTGCACTGCTTCCCGCTCCGATTCTTTTTGACTCCGTTCCCAGAGTGCGCGGCGCAGGCGTTCCCGCATCTCCGTGGCGGCCGCCTCGGTAAAAGTGACCATGAGGATGCGGTCCAGCGACGTGCGGGTTGGCGCGTCAAACAACCAATACAAGCACCGGGCCACCAGGGTGCTGGTCTTGCCGGTGCCGGCGCCGGCCATCAGCAGCACGTTGCCGGAGGCTGCGACGGCGGCTTGCTGTTGGGCGGTGAGCTGGGGCATGGCCGGAAGCTTCAGGACTGAGGCTGCGCCGGCAGCGATTGTGTTGCAAGCGCGTGCTCAATTTCACGGGGTTCCCGCAACTGCCGCTCGGACGGCGCAACGCCCAGTTCACGCAGGCGCTCTCCCTGGGGCCGCAGGCGGTACTGATAACTATTCACGGCCGCGTTGAAAGCCTTGTTGGCTTTTTCCAGCCCTTCGCCCAGATCCCTGAAGTGCCCCAGAAATGTGGTGACCCGGTTGTACAATTCCTTGGCGGCTTCGGCGATTTTCTGCGCATTTTGGTTTTGCTGGTAGTACTGCCAGCTTACGGAGACGGAGCGCAGCAGGGCGATTAACGTGGCTGGCGTGGCGAGGAGAATCTTCTGCTGGGCGGCATAAATCAACAAGTCGCGATCTCCTTCCAGGGCGGCGCTGAAGAGGGACTCCGCCGGAAGAAACAACACCACATAATCCAGGGATTGCGGAATCGTCCCGGGATAATTGCGCTTGGCCAGATCGACAATGGTTTGTTTGAGTTTGATGGCGTGGTCCTTGAGGCGCGCCGCGCGCCGCTGGGGATCGGCTTCCTCCATGGCCTGGCAATAGTCCAGTTCCGGGACTTTGGCGTCCACAATGATGACCCGTTCGCCGGGGAGTTTGATCACCAGATCGGGACGCTGCCCTTCCACCCCCATTTGCACCTCGAAGTCGCAAAAGCTGCTCATGCCGGCGGCTTCGACAACCCGCCGCAGCGTTTCCTCGCCCCACTTGCCGCGGGCCTGGGAGTTTCTTAGGACCTGCCGGAATTGCTGGGTTTCCTGGGCAAGTGTGGCGCTTTGTTGATTGAGCGATTCAAGCTGGGCTTTGACCTCCCCCAACACCTTGCTTTGCAGGGTCTCGGCCTGCTGCAGGCGCTGCTGGTATTGCTGCAGCGATTCCTGCAACGGTTTGAGCAGGCCGGCAATGGCCTCCTGCCGCTGGGCCAAATCCCCTTTGGCCGTCTCCTGAAAGCTCTTTAAGGTTTCTGTTGCCAGCCGTAAAAATTCGGGTTGGGTGGCCTTGAGCGCCTCCAAACTCAAGGCCTTAAATTTATCGGACAAGTCTTGCAGGGCCTTGGCGTGGTTGGCGCGCAATTCCTCCATGGCCTGCTGGTGGGTCTGCTCCTGGCGTTGCAGCAGCTCGCGGGTGGCGCGCAAATCAGCCTGGGCGGCGGACAATTCGCGGGCGGTTTTTTCCTGGGTATCGCGCAGTCGCGCCAGCTCCTCCCGGGCCTGCTCGCGTTGTAGTTTTTCCTCCAGTACGGCCCGCTCAAGGTTTTTGACTCCAGCCTCCGCGGCGGCTTGTGCCTGGGCGGCAGATTGCAACTGCGCCCGCAGATGGTTCAAGTCGGTGTCGCGCTGAGCCAGTTGTTGGCGAAGTTCCTGAAGCAGGGCGGTGTCGGCCGGCGCGGCCCGGCGGCTGCCCAGCAGCCAGCCCATGGCAAATCCCACCGCGCTGCCGAGGAGGAGGTAAAGCAGGGGTTCCATAATTTATGCGGCCAATCTACGCGCAAACATGGGCGTGCTCAAGCGCGAAACCGGCTGGGTCTCTTCCTCCTTTACTCCGGCGCGGAATCGAAACCAGCAACCGAATGTCCAACCCTCATGGCCGGCGGGGTTCTCTGGATTTGGAGTAAGACTCGTACAGTTGGTCCCCTAGGAGCACACGCAGAGCGGCCTCGCGCTGCTCACGCAGGGTTTGCAAGGCGGCGGTGCGGGCATCGGGAGTTAGCGCGGGATTGTTGCGAATGGCCAATTCCTCCTCGGCGCTGGCCTTTTGGATTTCGTACAGCGGCAGGGTGGCCTCAGGCGGCACCCCCAGCTCCTCGGCCAGCAGGCGGGTTTCCCGAAACACGGGGTCCTGATTGAGTTTGTATTCCTGGAAACGCTCTCGTCCCAGTTGCCGTTGCAATTCGGCCTCGGCTTGTTTCTGCAACTGCTGGCGTTGCGCCTCATAGGCCTCCGGCGAGGTGACGGTGGCCCACATGAGCTGGCGCTCGGCCCGGTCCAGAATGCGGAAAATGCCGCGGAATTCCTCCGGGGAGGCATCGAATCCCTGCAATATGACGCGGGCGCGGTCAGCGAGGGGGGAGTTGCGCAGGAGAAATTCTTCGAGCTGCTCGGCCGTGAGCAAATGCTCCAGGCGTTCGCGATATTCGCGCTGGAGGTGGGCGCTGACCAGGGGATCGGGCGGGCGGCCTTCGGCGGCCTGCTGGCGGACATGCTCGGCGAGGCGGCGTTGTAAGGTTTCCCAGGCATCATAAATGGCGCTGATGGTGGCGGCGGGCAGTTGGCTGAGGACCGGGCCGGTGAACCTGGGGCCGGCCGGTTTATTCCCCGGCGTGGCGGCACGCTCCTGCGCCTCCCAATCCGCTCCCAGCAGGGCGCGCAACAACTGGCGCCGCTCCCGCTCCAGCAGTTCCAGGGCTGACGCCGCCCGGCTCAACACTTCCAGGTCCGGCTCCAACCGCCACCATTGATCATGCTCGGTGGTGATCAGCGCGGCGCGTTTGCGGGCGTAATGCTGA
This sequence is a window from Verrucomicrobiia bacterium. Protein-coding genes within it:
- a CDS encoding glycoside hydrolase family 5 protein; its protein translation is MKNQSALPRRAFLRQSALVTGGLLTCRPWLQGAAAPAGVPAVRLERLATGANVCRWFRFPARNTPEHFQNYIGEAEAALMARMGLKHVRICVAPRVIMDQTTGAILEERGAQLEAAIRRFQNAQLAVVVDIHNEDRAAELNPEWQNAFVKFWSALAKRLSSFDPDWTILEIINEPVFDRREEEWNILNARLAEAIRANAPRHTIMTSGPNWGGIDGLKKLKLLPDKNVIYSFHCYDPFPFTHQGATWAGEDVKPLRQVPYPSSPEAVAPLLPALADKPSSQRMLENYGRQRWNKERLAARFKEGIEWGARNGVPLYCGEFGVFPPYAKSEHRANWFRDFGQVLAENRIGWAVWGWDEGFGLNRRWLDGKPVVDTVVAEALGLKPA
- a CDS encoding ferrous iron transport protein A; amino-acid sequence: MSNKPQRVVREVQDCPHPDVCPLAHCLAGTSARIKRLSLTPEVAERLREMGVFEEQEVRLVLKGNNLICKVCNARVGISKRLAEQILVKPLNGAGKTAG
- a CDS encoding ferrous iron transport protein A, whose product is MSQIHPLTSLSPGRAAVVVEIHLGEEERSRLLELGLVPGTVVELVRFAPLGDPVEIKVRGYHLTLRRHEAEQVRVQSPPAG
- the feoB gene encoding ferrous iron transport protein B, coding for MAPTPSKTAASTPVYVALTGNPNCGKTTVFNALTGLRARIGNYAGVTVERKEGRLRGLPPGRDIILLDLPGTYSLSPKSQDERIARDVLLHRLPEVPPPRVIVVVVDASNLQRHLYYTTQVIELGRPVIVALNMMDVAEQNGMHVDAAALAEELGVPVVPMVASTGKGVPELRTRILDWVHRDAPPRPRHPLVELPAPVKDALQPLTDAVRQLPDWDGMVAAETAAWLFLSEDERHEGEKSTPTALQPLLHQTRQQLEQIWPDWRGRLIELRYARVAELAGRVVRQAEAPRETFSDRLDRVVTHRVWGLVIFFGLMALLFQSIFVFARVPMDWIAGLFDAAGGWVEGQMPPGPLNELLVHGVIRGVGAVVVFLPQILFLFLFICLLEDTGYMARAAFIMDSLMSKVGLHGKSFIPMLSSFACAIPGIMATRTIESPKDRLVTILIAPLMSCSARLPVYTVLIAACIPEQRLWGVLNLQGLTLLGAYLLGVVSALAVAWVFKQTLLKATTPLLILELPPYKRPVFTVILRHMWERSKLFLTQAGTIILGINILLWFLASYPKNAEAEAQLARQRVAVMTHALPHLAGAGEAEREQAWQRYLETPSPEKEPWLAQWHALETEASAARLRHSFAGRLGRAIEPLIEPLGFDWKMGIGILASFAAREVFVSTMSVVYNVGGGTDDDAATTSLARVMQQQKRPDGTPVYTTLTGITLMVFYVYALQCASTVAVVRRETNSWKWPAFQWLYLGLLAWTMSFLVYHFGRWMGWG
- a CDS encoding HAD family hydrolase — protein: MKPRAIIFDVYKTLLEVGPPPPEVETLWAELWQRFFSQPPPLSLAEFGLACERWMREEFAQAQVRGIPFPEVYWPRIACLAAADLAALKPRQLEDFLVAQARIWHRVWLADGAAETLRWVNRQGMLMGIASNAQAYTLAELSEALAGAGLDLSLFHPRLQFWSFEHGFCKPDPHVFRSLQARLWALDVVPEAVLMVGDRLDNDIQPARELGWQTWHLGAREEGADGDWRALLRALAGT
- a CDS encoding UvrD-helicase domain-containing protein, with protein sequence MPQLTAQQQAAVAASGNVLLMAGAGTGKTSTLVARCLYWLFDAPTRTSLDRILMVTFTEAAATEMRERLRRALWERSQKESEREAVQHQLALLDSAHIRTLHSFNLELIRSHFLELNIDPQPAVLDPPQARLLQEEVLDELWDAWLAPKEETRMTQVRQWLKSLGPDAERLARQWILELHRHWRTRPNAEGWLNDQLGLLAKSSPEDWMQKLPRAFTAWAAAWKEYLDLLDQPHYADNAKILPETIHHAKSFAQLIPNGFSTLAEVSACLRAIQKHDTTSNWPKRQAEAGRAPIKKFLQETDLLLAYLPDSDVGGANPLAEDWGIVRPWLTTLLELLREFDQCYTTAKRQQGALDFNDFEQLALRLLYDHGQPSAIAQQWRQRFEFVLVDEYQDINPAQDAILRALSREGREANRFLVGDVKQSIYRFREADPKIFQNYASQWAQAPHCQVLYLNENFRSREAILHFVNQFFAGLMIEKVGGVQYDQRVYLQFGAPDHRQPLSRQSEPEDSRRVELNLIMWGQAAAETEPEEKMEEADEATVESPGGTAAVEADKLKIEARLVAQKLQQLKGQYAVWRPEANKFSPADWRDMVVLLRGPRGRIPAFLHEFNQAGIPLRAEADNFLESQEVKDLLNLLRLLDNPRQDLPLVAVLRSPFVGLKLDDLAAIRLASRKGCLWLALQRWVEQGPAEATANSPQGRVKCFLERYRRWRDLACRGSLITCLETILNETFYDVWCRNQPEGAQRHANVQHFLHLARHFDTLQRQGLHRFLQYVEAYAKLELQVESPQTVPDNCVRLMSIHQSKGLEFPIVVLACLGTRFNLAQEEVLWDDELGLCPRVRGAGLPPYPTLVRKLAQKNNRPELIGEELRLLYVAMTRARDLLILTGSTTQAQWNRWQNRAFLPISAQTIASAQGPLEWLARWWFNHTPTDHLDGASGVNEFLRWRIYPPQSLAQEPASSPAPPSPAASPAQDEDAAAAPLELVQLWTSLANWKYPALAATLEPAKTHVSALRHRAALEHEDVPEGQVLRQTQPPTRHQAAWADQARGMKAGAVHHLFLERLDLSLPPDREHLQQQAAQMMREGLLNEEEIKQLNWSSLIHFWNSDIGRAIRDQAARVHREIPFTARFTAEDLRRTGISLNDKLDNTEFMVVQGIADLVVVLDDELWVLDYKTDHITAEEIADRSAFYALQIQLYGLALGRIFKRRVRHLWLHFLHPGITASIPPIGAETAWNKTS
- the rmuC gene encoding DNA recombination protein RmuC; translated protein: MEPLLYLLLGSAVGFAMGWLLGSRRAAPADTALLQELRQQLAQRDTDLNHLRAQLQSAAQAQAAAEAGVKNLERAVLEEKLQREQAREELARLRDTQEKTARELSAAQADLRATRELLQRQEQTHQQAMEELRANHAKALQDLSDKFKALSLEALKATQPEFLRLATETLKSFQETAKGDLAQRQEAIAGLLKPLQESLQQYQQRLQQAETLQSKVLGEVKAQLESLNQQSATLAQETQQFRQVLRNSQARGKWGEETLRRVVEAAGMSSFCDFEVQMGVEGQRPDLVIKLPGERVIIVDAKVPELDYCQAMEEADPQRRAARLKDHAIKLKQTIVDLAKRNYPGTIPQSLDYVVLFLPAESLFSAALEGDRDLLIYAAQQKILLATPATLIALLRSVSVSWQYYQQNQNAQKIAEAAKELYNRVTTFLGHFRDLGEGLEKANKAFNAAVNSYQYRLRPQGERLRELGVAPSERQLREPREIEHALATQSLPAQPQS